A stretch of the Pseudomonas sp. ACM7 genome encodes the following:
- a CDS encoding RidA family protein: MTKTVITSDKAPAAIGTYSQAIKAGNTVYMSGQIPLDPKTMELVEGFEAQTVQVFENLKAVAEAAGGSFKDIVKLNIFLTDLSHFAKVNEIMGKYFDQPYPARAAIGVAALPKGSQVEMDAILVIE; encoded by the coding sequence ATGACCAAAACAGTTATCACCAGCGACAAGGCCCCGGCCGCCATCGGCACTTACTCCCAGGCGATCAAGGCTGGCAACACCGTTTACATGTCGGGTCAAATTCCTCTGGACCCAAAAACCATGGAACTGGTTGAAGGCTTCGAAGCCCAGACCGTCCAGGTATTCGAGAACCTCAAAGCCGTGGCTGAAGCTGCTGGCGGTTCGTTCAAGGACATCGTCAAACTGAACATCTTCCTCACCGACCTGAGCCACTTCGCCAAGGTCAACGAGATCATGGGCAAGTACTTTGACCAGCCTTACCCTGCCCGCGCCGCCATCGGCGTAGCGGCCCTTCCAAAGGGTTCGCAGGTTGAGATGGATGCCATTCTGGTCATCGAGTAA